The following coding sequences lie in one Niabella agricola genomic window:
- a CDS encoding serine/threonine protein kinase, protein MEYHWRVPLRLDYYKQIKQVKQGMENTTINGYKLKYKLGEGGMAEVWYAENYLQKPAAVKVLQKRFCGMPEVVGRFENEARLMVHLNHPHIRNIYDYSTVAGCPCMIMEYLEGKDLAQRMKEGSRFSNLQLITWWNDLVDALQYTHRKNIIHRDIKPSNLFLTEDGQIKILDFGIAKLRDNVTVTQTGSRMGTLMYMSPEQVYDVKTLSYKTDIYSLAVTFYHLVSGTAPYDASKISDFEIQENIVRKNIDTSVLPEPWRGLLPLYLGKNPEDRKELRKLDAATKNDETIIFTPVPPQPIEQIYPPLSTHPAKKTGSNRFAYIFLVFLIVSGLIVFALNKDDILSMFGVTPDAKKPETEMPASRPRQKKQAQPEPLLIQPEDTATAQNDTMTSTQVLTSEDLGQKEAAIKNRINDYYRMRQDCGSLSRFFRDTVQQYYNRSNELLTRIQKECVAYHGKWRFTEADITNSSYVFTYNPNGNTYVDFSMLYKIKQNEEDDWIPYNIDVSVVFDKEMKIVRIVERRIEKL, encoded by the coding sequence TTGGAATATCATTGGCGGGTGCCGTTAAGGCTGGATTATTATAAGCAGATCAAGCAAGTAAAACAAGGAATGGAGAATACAACCATCAACGGTTATAAGCTGAAGTATAAATTGGGCGAGGGGGGAATGGCCGAGGTATGGTATGCAGAAAACTACCTGCAAAAGCCGGCTGCTGTAAAGGTACTTCAAAAGCGTTTTTGCGGGATGCCTGAAGTGGTGGGCCGTTTTGAAAACGAGGCCCGGCTGATGGTGCATCTGAATCATCCGCATATCCGGAATATTTATGATTATTCTACTGTAGCCGGCTGCCCCTGTATGATCATGGAATACCTGGAAGGCAAAGATCTTGCGCAGCGGATGAAAGAGGGCTCCCGGTTTTCCAATCTGCAGCTGATCACCTGGTGGAATGATCTGGTGGATGCGCTTCAGTATACCCATCGTAAAAACATTATACACCGTGATATAAAGCCCTCAAATCTTTTTCTGACCGAAGACGGACAGATCAAGATCCTGGATTTTGGAATTGCCAAGCTCCGGGATAATGTAACGGTAACACAAACCGGCTCCCGGATGGGAACGCTGATGTATATGAGCCCGGAGCAGGTTTACGATGTAAAAACATTGTCGTATAAAACGGATATTTATTCGCTCGCGGTAACGTTCTACCATCTTGTTAGCGGAACGGCGCCTTACGATGCGTCCAAAATATCCGATTTTGAGATCCAGGAAAATATTGTGCGTAAAAACATCGATACGTCGGTACTTCCGGAACCCTGGCGGGGACTACTACCGCTGTACCTCGGTAAAAATCCGGAGGATCGGAAAGAGCTTCGGAAATTAGATGCCGCTACAAAGAACGACGAAACGATAATATTCACCCCGGTACCTCCGCAACCCATCGAACAAATTTACCCACCCCTGTCTACTCATCCGGCGAAAAAGACCGGTTCCAACCGTTTTGCATATATCTTCCTGGTGTTCCTGATTGTGAGCGGACTGATTGTTTTTGCACTGAACAAGGATGACATTCTTTCAATGTTTGGAGTAACCCCCGATGCCAAAAAGCCTGAAACAGAAATGCCTGCGTCCAGGCCGCGTCAGAAAAAACAAGCGCAGCCGGAGCCGCTGCTGATTCAGCCGGAGGATACCGCAACTGCACAGAATGATACCATGACTTCAACGCAGGTGCTTACCAGTGAAGACCTGGGACAGAAAGAAGCTGCAATTAAAAACAGGATTAATGATTATTATCGCATGCGGCAGGACTGTGGCAGTTTGTCCCGGTTTTTTAGAGACACGGTACAGCAATATTATAACCGCTCCAATGAATTACTGACCCGTATTCAAAAAGAATGCGTGGCCTATCATGGCAAATGGCGGTTCACAGAGGCCGATATCACCAATTCATCGTATGTATTTACCTACAATCCTAATGGAAATACCTATGTGGATTTCAGCATGCTGTATAAGATTAAACAAAATGAAGAGGATGACTGGATTCCCTATAATATTGATGTATCGGTGGTATTTGATAAGGAAATGAAGATCGTTCGGATTGTGGAGCGAAGGATTGAGAAGCTTTGA